A region of Selenomonadales bacterium 4137-cl DNA encodes the following proteins:
- the pyrE gene encoding orotate phosphoribosyltransferase has protein sequence MEEATVRKLLTDTGAVLEGHFLLTSGLHSPLYVEKFQVLQWPEHTARMCAALAERFRDAGIQVVVGPVTGGIILAHEVGKNLGTRAIFTERENGKMTLRRGFAIAPGEKVLVVEDIVTTGGSVHEVLEVVKEQGGEVAGVALLVDRSGGKADFGVRTEALLTLEVQTYQPDACPLCQAGVPITKRGRTGK, from the coding sequence ATGGAGGAAGCTACGGTAAGGAAGCTGCTGACCGATACGGGGGCGGTCCTGGAGGGGCATTTCCTGCTGACCTCGGGGCTGCACAGTCCGCTGTACGTGGAGAAGTTCCAGGTGCTGCAGTGGCCGGAGCATACCGCCAGGATGTGCGCGGCGCTGGCCGAGAGGTTCAGGGATGCCGGGATACAGGTGGTGGTCGGGCCGGTGACGGGCGGCATCATCCTCGCCCATGAGGTGGGCAAGAATCTTGGTACGCGCGCCATTTTCACCGAGCGGGAGAATGGCAAGATGACGCTCAGGCGCGGGTTCGCCATCGCCCCCGGCGAGAAGGTGCTGGTGGTGGAGGATATCGTCACGACCGGCGGCTCGGTGCATGAGGTGCTGGAGGTGGTGAAGGAGCAGGGCGGCGAGGTCGCCGGGGTGGCGCTGCTGGTCGACCGCAGCGGCGGCAAGGCCGATTTCGGAGTGCGGACGGAGGCGCTGCTGACGCTGGAGGTACAGACGTATCAGCCCGACGCCTGCCCGCTTTGCCAGGCCGGGGTGCCGATCACCAAACGGGGCCGGACGGGAAAATAG
- a CDS encoding TetR family transcriptional regulator C-terminal domain-containing protein yields the protein MDKQDVRLHLIEVGAKAFMAKGYHAVGLKEILADAQVPKGSFYYYFRSKEDFCIAIIDHYIRLYAERHLAVLADRARPARDRLLAFFAQEKQYFREKQCQHGCLLAKLALEMALLSEPIRAELQRGMNGWIRTVAACLAEGVAAGEFTLFQPPEIMAEFLYAAWAGAITRMQATQSLQPLEIFTAFAARELGGRLD from the coding sequence ATGGATAAACAAGACGTACGCCTCCACCTGATCGAAGTCGGCGCCAAAGCCTTCATGGCCAAAGGCTACCACGCCGTCGGCCTCAAGGAAATCCTCGCCGACGCCCAAGTGCCCAAAGGGTCCTTCTATTACTACTTCCGCTCCAAGGAAGACTTCTGCATCGCCATCATCGACCACTACATCCGCCTGTACGCCGAACGGCACCTCGCCGTCCTCGCCGACCGCGCCCGGCCGGCCAGAGACCGCCTCCTCGCCTTCTTCGCCCAGGAAAAGCAATACTTCCGCGAAAAACAATGCCAGCACGGCTGCCTGCTCGCCAAGCTCGCCCTCGAAATGGCCCTGCTCAGCGAGCCCATCCGCGCCGAACTTCAGCGCGGCATGAACGGCTGGATACGCACCGTCGCCGCCTGCCTTGCCGAGGGCGTGGCCGCCGGCGAATTCACCCTCTTCCAGCCCCCCGAAATCATGGCCGAATTCCTCTACGCCGCCTGGGCCGGCGCCATAACCCGCATGCAGGCCACCCAGTCCCTGCAGCCGCTCGAAATCTTCACCGCCTTCGCCGCCCGCGAACTCGGCGGCCGGCTTGACTAA
- a CDS encoding GNAT family N-acetyltransferase, which translates to MATIDIRLFNIEDYDLALELWQHAGLALRPGDDKPSLLRTLERNPGLSLVACADGEIIGTAIGTFDGRRGHLYHLAVLPACQGQGVGRRLIDEVAKRLVALGCPQLNLSVNLDNANAIKFYEAIGFETRGYMMSKTL; encoded by the coding sequence ATGGCCACCATCGATATCAGGCTTTTCAACATCGAAGATTACGATCTGGCGTTAGAACTTTGGCAACATGCGGGCTTGGCCCTAAGACCCGGCGACGACAAACCCTCCCTCCTCCGCACCCTGGAGCGCAATCCCGGACTCTCCCTCGTCGCCTGCGCCGACGGCGAAATCATCGGCACCGCCATCGGCACCTTTGACGGTCGCCGCGGACACCTCTATCACCTCGCCGTGTTGCCCGCCTGCCAGGGGCAGGGTGTCGGCCGCCGCCTCATCGACGAAGTTGCCAAACGCCTCGTCGCCCTCGGCTGCCCCCAGCTCAACCTCTCCGTAAACCTCGACAACGCCAACGCCATCAAGTTTTACGAAGCAATCGGCTTCGAAACCCGCGGCTATATGATGAGTAAAACGCTCTAA
- a CDS encoding nitroreductase family protein, with translation MLTISPACVKCGICAEICPLSIIGMDESGPKMLNKDACIRCGHCVASCPHAALDNSLTPLADQVPLGDFPVLDADTAARFLRSRRSVRRYKPDPVPQETLLRLLDIARFAPTGGNTQGLSYLVVSDRALMRKLCDATLTWMEEQVRDNVPWIQPYAHIVRRYRQGGHDIFRGAPHLIVAYAPKNFPIGEKNTRYSLAYAELYAPALGLGTCWSGFFEMCAFAGYPAIYDLLAVPENMVITGAIFCGYPVYRYHRLVDRNPLVVDWR, from the coding sequence ATGCTTACCATCTCCCCCGCCTGCGTCAAGTGCGGCATCTGTGCCGAGATATGCCCTCTCAGCATAATCGGCATGGACGAAAGCGGCCCCAAAATGCTCAACAAAGACGCCTGCATCCGCTGCGGCCATTGCGTCGCCTCCTGTCCTCACGCCGCCCTCGACAATAGCCTCACCCCCCTTGCCGATCAGGTCCCCCTCGGCGACTTCCCCGTCCTCGACGCCGACACCGCCGCCCGGTTCCTGCGGTCACGCCGCTCCGTCCGCCGCTATAAACCCGACCCCGTACCCCAGGAAACGCTACTCCGGCTCCTTGACATCGCCCGCTTCGCCCCCACCGGCGGCAACACCCAGGGACTTTCCTACCTCGTCGTCAGCGACCGCGCCCTGATGCGCAAACTCTGCGACGCCACCCTAACCTGGATGGAAGAACAAGTTCGCGACAACGTCCCCTGGATTCAGCCCTACGCCCATATCGTCCGACGCTACCGGCAGGGCGGCCATGATATCTTCCGCGGCGCACCCCACCTCATCGTCGCCTACGCTCCCAAAAACTTCCCCATCGGCGAAAAAAACACCCGCTACTCCCTTGCCTACGCCGAACTCTACGCCCCCGCCCTCGGCCTCGGCACCTGCTGGTCGGGTTTCTTCGAAATGTGCGCCTTCGCCGGCTACCCCGCAATCTACGACCTGCTAGCCGTCCCTGAGAATATGGTCATTACCGGCGCCATCTTCTGCGGCTACCCGGTGTACCGCTACCACCGCCTCGTCGACCGCAACCCCCTCGTCGTCGACTGGCGCTGA
- the pyrF gene encoding orotidine-5'-phosphate decarboxylase, protein MSDNRLIVALDFPDMDKVQRLVAELGDAVGHYKVGMELFYAVGGEAVRCLRAAGKEVFLDLKLHDIPNTVSQSAKVLSMMGATMINVHASGGLAMMKGAATAAVETAATSGRPRPKLVAVTVLTSMDEAEWSRLNCALPIRTQAVRLAEMAKEAGLDGVVASPQEAAAIREACGPEFLIVTPGVRPAGSAVNDQSRVATPAGALRAGASHLVVGRPITAAPDPRAAALAILREMEAV, encoded by the coding sequence TTGAGCGATAATCGTCTGATTGTGGCGCTTGATTTTCCCGATATGGACAAGGTCCAGAGGCTTGTGGCCGAGCTGGGCGACGCGGTGGGGCATTACAAGGTGGGGATGGAGCTTTTCTACGCCGTGGGCGGCGAGGCGGTCCGCTGCCTGCGCGCGGCCGGCAAGGAGGTCTTTCTCGACCTTAAGCTGCACGACATCCCCAACACGGTGAGCCAGAGCGCCAAGGTTTTATCCATGATGGGGGCGACGATGATTAACGTCCACGCTTCCGGCGGGCTGGCGATGATGAAAGGGGCTGCGACGGCGGCCGTGGAAACGGCGGCGACGAGCGGCCGGCCCAGGCCGAAGCTGGTCGCGGTGACGGTACTTACAAGCATGGACGAGGCCGAGTGGTCGAGGTTGAACTGCGCCCTGCCGATCAGGACCCAGGCGGTCCGGCTGGCGGAGATGGCGAAGGAGGCCGGGCTGGACGGGGTGGTGGCGTCGCCGCAGGAGGCGGCCGCTATCCGCGAGGCGTGCGGGCCGGAGTTTCTCATCGTTACGCCGGGGGTGCGACCGGCCGGCAGCGCGGTTAACGACCAGAGCCGGGTAGCTACGCCGGCCGGGGCTTTGAGGGCCGGGGCCAGCCATCTGGTGGTGGGCCGGCCGATAACCGCCGCGCCCGACCCGCGGGCGGCGGCGCTGGCGATTTTGCGGGAGATGGAGGCGGTTTGA